The DNA sequence taattaattaacacgtaccaacacctgtagccccgcacaaacacagacaacacagaactgacttccggacgtttcgattaaactacacttttctaaaattaactaaggtaaaattttaagacctgactaaattaaatttaagaccttggatgaaaatctggctgtttttaagtcttttaaggccttaaatttaaagtttttaatttcagacattttaagactttttaagacccCGCGGGAACCCTGGTGATGCTTACCTGGCACAGGTAGCGAAAGTGAGCTAGTTTCCACCTGAAGCTGCGTTCATAGGCTATCTGGGGCCCTTTGGTGCTGCAGGGTCGATCACAAaggcaaggagagagagagaccactcATCAAAGCAAGATCTTAAATCAGACCAACAGACCAAACCGGGTCACGCAGTGAGAGGAAGTGGGCTGGTGGAGAGGGGACATGCACAGGGGGCTGGACGGACACTCACACAGAGGACTTGCCAGTCCTTGGATCACTGAATGTGGTGGTGCGGGTGTTGTGATCCACAAAGTAGCGCACGCCCTCTCGCGTGTAACGGATCTCCCAGCCTTCTGGCAGAGGGTCCTCATTCTGCAGCCTAGAGAACAGGGCAGAAAATCAGACacgagacagacacacactgttcaAGCAAGTATGAAGCATGAATGAACCTTGAACTGCCCAAGTATTAAGACCTCATTGAAGCATTCCGGCGTGTCTGCAGTGAAGTGTTTAGAGtaacttttttgttgttgtttaagcTGAAGTCTTACCCTTGTGTGCGGGGGTCTTCCCATTGGGTGGTCTTAGTATTGTGATTGACAAAGTAAACCCGATCATTCGAATCCACTCGCCGCTCTGggacaaaaaaaaatgaaaagaaaaaaaaaaaaatgtaaaagacACGCCCAATTATTACTCCACAAATGTACCAGCTATCCAAGTTTGCAGGGTCCAAGATGCAGCACAGTACATTCCCAGGACTTACCCCAACCAGGAGGTAGTGGCCCCAGAGGGTCGTTTTCTGCCGACATCATCGAAGCCTGCGATCGGGACAGGAATGAGAACATTTTAAAAAGGAGAGTgatggatagagagagaaaaggtgCAAGTGTGTTGCTCAAAGATTTACAAATGTAATGCAGGAGTCCTGACGTCACGCCTGCGGTCCTCTGCATGTTCACATCATTAGCTAGCcaacctccacacacagacTTATCACCAGATACTCAGGGGTGCTTAAGCTAATCATGGTGATCAAACTATAGTGAGATTAAAGAGCATCTCTACGACCCAGGGAATcactcaaaacaaacaaaaaccaaaacaaaccagAGGCTGTGACTATTGAGGAAACAGCCCTAATTCACTCATGTGGTCTGAATGGACATCAGAACCCCTGCTGAGGTGACTatgggttttgttttgtgtgcccCCCCCTCCTTTATGTTCCCTCTCACTCTGAGAGCAAACTCTGAGTGATTACATTACATGTTCTTCTGATCTTGGTAACTTCTTGTGTACTCTGAAGTTAAGACTTGATAAAAGATCAGACTTTGTTTTAGTCTcagctgttctggtattttcaaGTGAAACattacataaacacatttaacaTGTACTGCCTACACTTATTGATCGGTGAAAACCAGGTTACTCATTAAAGAAACAATTAAAGTTTGAAACAGCACACAGGCTACATGACGCACATTAACAAACACACTTATGAATACCATAGGGATGCCTGCTGTGACAGCTGATTGAAACTTATATTTAACTAAAAAAACATATGGTCCATTTGGAAATTATAGAGCAGGCATTCTTAAACTAATCACCCAgtccaaataaaaaaaatagaacACCATTTAAATCTCTCTGGGGAGATTTTAAATGTTGAAGGACAcagggctgctgtgtgtgtgttgggaggccACTGGTCAGTACGAGTGTGGTCACTGTACCGAGTAGAGGTATCTCTGGTTGAACTGATGCATAGCTCCCTGAAGCTGGCTGCGCTGGGACTGCCACTGCTCAAAGTTGCGTACTGACTCCATGGTAGGCCGCTGCCACGTGGTGGTCCGCGTGTTGTGGTCCACATAGTAGATCCGGCCACGGTCATCGACCCGCCTCTCCCAGCtacgtaacacacacacacacacttataaaacaTGCCACATATCTAACTTTTGCTCCTGCTAGGACCCGTTGATGTAGGGGACACACCCTGGGGGGAGAGGCTGTGGTCTTTCCCATGTGGTTGTTCTGGTGTTGTGATCGACGTAGTAGGTCCTGCCATGAGGATCCTTTCTCTGCTCCCACCTATGGAAGAGAATAGACTAATTAAAGCATTAAATCAGCAGCTAAAATCAGCCCTTGCTTTAATCAATCATTCCCTTGCAGGAGAAAGCACAGCGACGCGGTCTTACCCAGGAGGCAGAGGGTCTGACGCACTCGCGTTGGGGGTTTGCTGGCGGGGTTTGCCTCCGTCGGTGGTGCTGTTGCCCCCGGCAACCTCTGCTGCAGGGCTGGCGGAAACGGCCGCCGGCGGTTGGCTGGGAgcaggcgaggaggaggagctagcAGTAGGTGTGGCACTGGTAGCCTGGGAGTTGGGGGCAGGCTGGCGTGGAGACGAGGAGGAGACCGGAGCGGAGCTGCTGATAGATGCAGCCTCGCTTCCCTCCTCACttccaccagcagggggcagcaaaTCCTCCCCTGAGGAGACAGCAGCAGTGGAACTCTCTCCATTaactgagagagggagggagagagagcgagagagagggggagagagggggagagagagggggagagagagggggagagagagggagagagggggagggagataCACGATTCAGTAAGATTCTCAATATCACCCTGCAGAAGACTATATGCAAATGGAATGTTCAATGAGACGTGTCCCCGTCCTTCAGAGAGTCTTTAGCGTAGCCGGTCCTTCAGAGAGTCTTTAGCGTAGCCGGTCCTTCAGAGAGTCTTTAGCGTAGCCGGTCCTTCAGAGAGTCTTTAGCGTAGCCGGTCCTTCAGAGAGTGTTTTTAGTAAAGCCAGTCCTTAAGTGGGAGTTGTTAGTGTATCCAGTCCTCAAGAGAGTGTATTTAGCATAGCCAATGCTTAACAGAGTGTCTATAGTGTGACTTGTTCTGGCTGCAGGTTCTCACAGCTCTGCAGAGCAGAGGACATGCTGACAGCAGCATGGATCAGACAGCAGCATGGATCAGACAGCAGCATGGATCAGACAGCAGCATGGATCAGACAGCACTTTAATGAAAATAAGCTCCGGAGGGACCGACCCTAATAGCATACAGCAAATCCTCTACTCTGCTTAGTCCATCACCCGCCCACCAAAAAGGAGTGAAACAGCATCAGGTCAATATGTTTACAAATTCTGTGTAAAGACCCAGAAAAGTTTGGGCACACACTGTGCCTGAAGAGAAATCCGGAGTAGACGCCACACAGCAGCTGTAAACGGTTGTATACATTGTATTTCCACATTTATGATTGGTGGAGCCCGTGGACTTCCTCCTGAGCCAGTGTCTGGTATGCAGCGTGACTCACCAGTCGAATCGGCTCCGTCCCTGTCAGTGCACTTTGGGGTGGGAGTGGCCTTTGGGCTGGCTGTCTGCCGCGTAGGTGTGGACTCTCCGTTACCGTTGACGACAGGGGCGGTGTTGCCATCACTGTTGCCAGAAGAAGTGGATGGAGCCTCACTGTCCACTCCATTCATGCCTTCGTTCACCGAGCTGTGGGGCATAACACACACTTCCTTTTAGCACGAACACAGTTTATGAGTTCAGCATACCATTTAGTTATGAAGCATCTGAATAGCAttcaataaataataataattttaaaaatcagTTTTCCAAAAATTGACAATTTGTGATTTTACACACAGATTTTAATCCATTTTGGAGTGAgacagttggggttaagtgctttGCTCAGCAGCATTTCAGTAATGGCCTagctgggaattgaacccacaaccctctgatCATAAGACTGGCTCCCTAACCCACTAGATCATTGAACATTGTAAAGCATTTAAACAGCTAGCTAAAAAACTCAAACCTTTTTGTTTCTTCTTCATCTAACCAGATTCATGGGACATGATTAAGCAAAATGTCCACTCTCCTGTAATACATGAACAGGATGCGATGAGAACTACACACTCTAGGTGAAATGAGACCGCTTGCTTTGTCTGTCCAGTGTGAGCAGACCACACTGGGCAGAGGCAGCTCCTCAGAGAGGGCAGTCTTCATCCTGTGGACAGCCCCAGAGGAAGAGGTGTCACACAGGACGTTTGCGTATGAGAGAGGACGAGAGAGGGAACTCGTGACGCACTCCCCGACACTGAGCCCATTGTTGTGCAGGACACAGAAAGAAGAGGGCAGGCATGGGGTTGAAttggaatggtgtgtgtgtgtgttcttcatagCTGTTGATCTCAACAATCCCACACTTTATACCAGTGACAAGCATGCCTAAATCATTTACAGAGAGCCAGGGCTTCTGCAATTGACTATTCTTTTACATTAATGTTTGTAAGCATTACAAGGGGGGGTTCCAGTTTAAGTAGAGATGCTTCAGCAGTTTGCTGGTGAGCATCTGGTTGTGAGCCTTCATCAGGAAATGCCAACGTGCCTGCGGAGGACAGGAAGCTCTGACTGCACAGGGCAGGAAGTTCTGACTGCTAAGTCAACATAAACTCAACCGTTTCTCATCTCAACCACAGCATAAAAAAGACTTTCAAACAAGCCTCAGAGAGACCTGTGAGGTCAGCTACTACCAGACCTGTCAGGAAAaaaacccaccacaccacaatcCTGGGAATAGCAAATATGGAGGGCCATGTCATgcagaaaaaaagaaacagcAAAACCAGTGACAGAACCATGATTAATaagtatatttaatatttaagtgtgtgtagAAAAGTCTCATGACTCATCAGCTGTTGTCATTAAATTAGCCTATGACAGCTGGACGCATGAGACACTGCAGAACTAAAAAGGAAACCTGATAATCACTCAGTCTCATACATGATGGTTTCAAAGGCGACTTTTGAAGTTTGGACAGAACACAACTAAAAGCCGAAAGCCCAATGTGtgctctccacctccatcacagAACGTCTGCATGCACTGTAACAATGTTAACCACCACCGATGAGCGTTTCCAGTCCAAGCACACAGCCCAGAACAATGTTATAAGCAGAACACTCCTTCcatgtgttattattataatttttttttacatgtgcaACATGCCCATTCACTTAAACAATGCTGATGAAGACGGAGCCTTTTTTTTTGGTTCCTTTGCTGACTAAAATGTACCTAGCGTGGAGAACCAGACAGCCAATTATCTCTCCCTTAAAATGGTGCGTTTCAAAGCTCGACTTTTGAACGGCAGCGTTTCTATTGAAGCAATACGTCAGCCAGAGCAGGAGGACGTTTTTAAGACCTTAGGTGGTGAATGTGCAAGTCTCCAAACGAGAACTGGCATCTGCGAGCCCGCAAGCGTCCGCGTGGGCGTAGAGGAAATGACAATCTTTTGGCACAGGGGCAAAAACAGGAGCACTGCAGCAGCTGCCACAGCTGAGCTGCAGGAGGGGAAATTCTGCAGTGCAACTCCTCCCCTGGCACGGTTTTACACACGCCGCATCACCGTAATGGAGGAGAGTGCATTAACCATCCATCCACCAGCCAaattggggggagggggggttgtaATGTCTCACTTTCTTAATTAGAAACCACACCAAGCCAGGAATGCCTCCTGTGTGTCAGGCTAGCACTCCTACAGAGGGCGGCCTCACCTGCACTGGACACGCGCCGTGCTTTCCTCCTCGATCTCATGAACCGCGTCTCCGTTATGCTGCGCTTCTGTCAGAAAAGAGCATACAAAGATCTATCAAACAATTCCAAAATGAATTCTACTGAATTCGCTATAATAACCTAGATATAAGTGGAGTGGGCGAGAATGGGAATATGGGAAATGAGAGAGGCGGGGCAGAAGAGGAGCGAGGCGGggcagaagaggagaggagtacTCACTggtcgtagtggtggtgttgCCATTACGCAGGGGCTCCTGGTCGACAGTCAGGCCATCTAGAATGACCGTGAGCTCTCCAGTGGCCACTACGCCATTCTTATTTTCCACATTCAGCTTCAGCACCTCCTTCACATTctcaactacacacacaaccagtgtGCAGGTTATTGATCGCCCCTTATTGATATTATTTCTTACATTCTGAAGACAAAACTCAATTCTCACAAAACTTTTACTTAGCAAATGAAGTCACGCACCACATGGTTACATGAGTCACAATTAATGGGTATTACAAAATCCCAGCTGTTGCTACATCGCAGCAGTCAGTCTACACTTGGCCAAAGCTGCGAGGAGGTGCGGGGGGGGCTCTCTGCAGTCTTCTCCAAGGTGATAGAGCTCTGCCCCGCAGGagaaagtctgtgtgtgtgtgtgcgggggggtGCGGAGCGGGCACGTGAAAGTGCAGCTCTCGTACGTTTCCTGTCGTGCTGGTCGAGGGCTTGTCTCAGGTCTAGTGTGGCTTTCCCCAGCAGAGCGTCTGCCTTCAGAGTGTGATGACTCCATACTTTAAACTCCAGCTGTGTGCGTGGTGTCACATTCCTGTGAACGCACAAACACGCCCACGCACAAACAggaacacatgcacaaatgcacacacacacgcgcacaaaaAAAACATATGGCCATAAGAACAGATATAAAATAAGAATGCAGTAGATACAGAGATGCATAATCATACGGCTAACGGCACAACGATATCCAGTGAAGAGCAGAAAGAAGAGCAGACAAATGTTCAGTACTGCCTGGGGCAGGTAAATCCAGGATGTGAACACAGATAAGGCGAGAGCAGAGCTAACATGCTGGGGCAGGATGGAGATTCAAGGTAGCTGCTCCCACATCAGTCAGATACCTGACCAGGCTCTGACCCCTGCAAAAGTATCCCCTCATAACCATTGCACCATCTGTTCCCTACGGTGGCCCACAAGGTCACACAAAAGCAATTTTACAGCAAAGATGAAATCACTTCAGAAAGGGACATCAACACTAGAACTGCACTGTTGAACTGATGAAGTAGAACACATGCTTTTTGTTCATCTCATTACCAATTTGTCCAGCAGAACCAGATAAGGAAGATTTGCTTCGTAGAAAGACTCATCCTTAAGGTTATACGTGGTAATATTATCCGTTCCTGGCAAGCTAACGACTATAAAACCACTCAACTTGAAATATTCCATTAATCTTGCATTAGCTCACTGCCATTAGCCACTATTAGGGCCACTTTAAGAATAATTTTGGTTCAGCTACTATGTAGTGGCTTGACCTTTAATAATAGTGCTGCTGTTCACATATAGTGTTGGCCCATCACGTAGCGCATTCATCTTCCGTTCACTATCGTGTGGTGTCTCCGTGGGATCCCCGATCCATCAGAGGGACGCAGCAGCTATCGGGCCTCATCAAATTTCCCCAGACCTGCCCGCAGAGATCCCCCCCGCCCCGTGATGTGTTTACGACACCCCTCTTCTCTCCACAACGGGGGGCGTCTCCTTTCAAATGGCGGACTCTCTTACAGCCGCCTGGAGCCCCCGGCCTCCTCCAAACAGACGAGCGTGTAGAAACATCGGCTCACGCCACACGGCGTGCTGAGCACCGCTGTCTCACTAAACACCTCTAAAATCGGTGCAAAGGACAATCTCCTTCCTTCTCACCCCACATCTCCTTCCTTCTCACCCCACATCTCCTTCCTTCTCACCCCACATCTCCTTCCTTCTCACCCCACATCTCCTTCCTTCTCACCCCACATCTCCTTCCTTCTCACCCTCCCTCCCGGTTTGCTGCAGATGAGCGTGGCAGTTAGTATTCAGCACACAGGGGCTCGGCCCCACCAGCCACACGCTCACCAGTCCCCGCCGTCATCTCCCTCTCATCTCCCCTATTAGCTCAATCAGTGCGCACGGAGACTGGAGATGCGCTCACAGCCAGCTGCTGCCCTTAGCCCACCACAGGCATGTGCATACAGCCTATTACACACCCTTAAAGCAGAAACCATACAGAAAAACACATGAAGGAGCAGATCAAGGAAAAAAACTAAACCAGTCATTGCTATGCTGTCTTGCACTGCGGTGCAGTGATGTTCAGAGTTAAGAGGCAGTGATGCGTTGAGAATGCTCCACTAAACCACTGCGGTGACCACCACTACAGCACTGCAGCGGTGCctttaatcacacacacattcagagccTCAGAGCAAAGCAGTCACAGAACACAGCCTGAAAACGGCGTGAGGAGCTACAGGAAAATCCACTCTGGACTACAACACTGACGTGTGCCCCAGGACACCTCAGAAACGTACCGCTTTGTTCAACGTTGGCAAACCAGAACTTTTCGGTCCTTGAGCCAACAAAATGTATTGTGACatgtccctctccctcccttctgaGAAACCAACCGACTCCCAAGATGTTAACACACATCACTCTCTAGCTGGGCATGCCTGTGGGATGCCTTCCCTCTTTAGATTTCACAGAAGCATCACCTCAGAGGGAAAAAATTCACAAAAACAACCAATACCAAGAAACACAAGGACAAGCCACACCTCAACACAACACAAgaatcagcagtgtgtgtgtgtatgtaatctGCTACTAAAAACACACGCAGTAGAACAGGGAGGGGCCACAGCAGGACGCTGCTTCACTCGTACCAGCCCACTGGGTGTTTGGATTTACAATCACTCagcgtgcgtgcacacacactatgTAGTAGTGTAAACGGTAGAAAAACTTGAGCTCATCAAAACTGTACTGAAGTGCCCAAGGTTCCATACGCTCACACTGGCAGAATATTAACTCTGCGTGCTGGAAAACAGAAGTGATGGGTGGAGATATTGAGGTTCCCTCTGCACCTCTAAGGCAACAAACCTTAAGGACTCGAGTCACATTTTTATGGTTCGAGTTCCTTTTTATTTTATAGTTCAAATCAAACACGAGATGCCAAAAAACGCCCAGAGGACTCTCCACTGGACTTGCTATTTTTTGATGGAAACATCGGTGAGACGGACAGAACCTCGCGAGCACCCAGCTGCTCAGAAGAGTCCAGCAGGTGGGcagtgtttgggggtggggacaccacacacacacacacacacacacacacacacacacacacacacacgcgcgctctCTTACAGAGTGAGGCGCTCCTCCCACTTGGGGCTGGAGGAACTGTGGGACTTGGCGGTGCGTCTGCTCTCGCCCTCCGCCGTCACCTCCACATAAATGGCCGTCCCGAACCAGTTCTTCTTCCGCTTGAGCTTGGCACATGAAACTGAAGCAGAACAACAATGGCTTTAACCCAGCTGAGACCTCACGCTGGCAGCAAACCCACCCCATACATAGAAGTGCATAGTTAGCCTGTGGTAAATATACTGCTAGTCGATAAGGGCTACTCTGATAAGCAGTGCGTAGATTTGCAGTTGGGGTTGttttttaatgctgctttgccAGCTACAGGCTTTTGTTATAGATGCACCAGCTCATGGCCAAAACAATGAAACTCAACATTTGAGAAAGATTAGAAATTACAATGGAATTTTGCTTCCCTTTATGTTAACAATGTTAATGTAATGACATGCATAAGCAAAATTAATCACCCAGTTTTAGTTTCATACTTTACACCAGCTACACtatcaaaataataaaaacacatttataatcAGTGATTATTAATAATCAACAGTTAATTATCGGTTATCGTATCACCCCAAGGAATTCAATATTGGTGCGTCCCTACTGAGAACACTCCAGGACAGCCCAACACTTTCAGTTTCCCAGTGTGGTGATTACTCATTCCAGAATGTTCTGTTCAAGGCCAACACTAAATCTGGTGCGGGGTGGTAGTCCTCTGTCTGCTGCTCAGTTCACATACAAATCCTCCATTCTTACCGATGGCATGTAGCTGTGACGTCCTCGCGTGGTTATTGCTACAGTCAGTTCTGGACGAGGACGTGGCCATGTCACACGCAGAGATGGAAGCCTGAGACACACAAACTGAACTTGAAGAACAGAAAAGGAAGAGcagggaagagaggaagaggcagAAATCCTCAACAAAACTGAACCACAAAGTGGATCAGAGGAAATGGCTGCAATTAAAGAGGCTTCACCGTGTCCCTCAGGGGAGAGTTGGGATAAGGACTGGGTCAGGGCGCTACTGTGGCAGaagagtggacacacacacgtggacacacacacacacacacacacacacacacttaccctgAACTGGGGAGTTCTCAGAGCAAGCTGACTACAGCAAACTGTTTCAGGAGTGCAAGGTGCACTTCCTTACAAATCATTATCTTAAGTGGAGTCTAGCAATATAAGGGAATGAACTACAAAGAGAACTCATTGTGTTCCGCTATCTTGAGATTATTAATGTCACCAACATCCAGATTTGCAGGTTAATGTAAAGCTCGGGCTAAATATAACATTCAGTACAGAGCTGGGGATTCATAGTCACCTGCATGCTACACATCATAAACTTCTTTGAGATTTCAGTCCCTCCTTAGCCATCTCCACCTAAGCAATGGCGTTTCTGGCAGGACGCTGTGAACATACAATTACTTCACCTAGCAGGCAGTCTGAGGCTGATTTACTCACAGTAGGTATGTGTGAAGCCCTCCAGATCCTTAGCCGACACTGTGTCCCATGGTTACCACTAGAGAGGAAAACAGGAAGTAGTTAGCAACGAAGGCAAAGGCAGACTGATGATACGCTGCAGGTGCGTGACACAGACACGTGAGAACACGCACAGGCGCATGCAGCTTCATTTACAGAGCGTGTGATGAAGACTGGCCACACAGAAGCAGGACCCGGGTGGCCAAGCTGGCCTTGAGCAGTTTAAAGGGAAGGTGGTTGGAGCGTAGAGCACTTCACACTGTAGCAGACGACAAACGGGAGGTGGAGCTGCATCTGCACCACCACACTGTCACTACACAGGAAGAAGACGCATACactccatctctcacacacacacacacacacacggtagaaCTGGCACtgggacacacaaacactaacgcacacacacatacacacagctccTCAACATTATTAGAACACTATGTAAAGACTACAGAATGCAGGCACACTGCCTGGTATTACTAGGACACCATGTAAATCAGAAGACTGCACACACCCATGGCCCAATATTACTAGGACACCTTGTAGAGACTGAAGAACACAAATGAGAGCAGAGAATTGCATGTAGACATCACGAATAAGTGATGCAATAGGACTCGCCTTCACTTTTAACAACCACGTGAATTTAGCCTATTCTTTTTGTCATGTAAATAAGAATGAAAAGTTGGTCCACCTGTGTATGTGCAGGACACACAAACTGCGTGTGGTGCCAGATGCAGATGGCCTGATaaccaccaacaccagcactcTAAGACGGTTATACGCTCAAGCTCAATCATGTcatcattatttcatttcattctcATCTTCCTCAGCAGAAGCTTTAGATAGCCTAGATGAATGGCTTGTATATTATGTTTCGCAAACCAGTTGGTTCTGCAAACAGACTGATTAGGCTGATATGATCAGATTTCACATAATTTAGCCCTAAACAAAACACACGTCAATGCTAAGCCATCTTAGTTTTGGCCTTTGCAAAGACCACAATGCATTCTTCTTTGTAAGCAGACACCAAAATAACGCATTTTGTGACAAGCATCAACCAGctaatgctctctagcaaattGGGGCTGACCATGTGGGCTGACCATGCTTTTGACTATTCTAACGCCTGAACACAATTCATTCAGCATGACAAACACTTACACAGTAATaacatgataaaaaaaaaactcacattAGTTTGGATACATATATAGCACATTTTACATTAGTATTACAATATTGTGGATGTGATTTGTACACATCTCCACAGTCATAACTGGCACTTTTAAGCAAAGCCCCAGAATTCTCCTCTTCTGTAAAACACCATGTAAAGATGCTCTTTGCTGCTGCACATCTAATGCAAGGCCTCTCTAATGCTCTCCACTTTTTCCACTTCAACACCAATCGGACTTTTCTTGTTGGACCATGATCATAGCTTACTGAATGCCCACAAGATTacattaaaacaacaaacaaacaaataattaatAGATGATAAAGGTTCCACTGCCTACTTGCTCCAGTGTGCCAGACTGAAAGAGAGATAACCTCAGATAACccaggtaacagcagggggaagagccttttcttataaggccccccagctttggaataatcttcctaaatgtgtccgggactctgacacagtcacaatctttaaatctaggttgaaaacccacttatttagtctagcgtttgataattaatatcccccttagataaaggtacagatccaggggttcatagacgaagggttttatggtagactggggtactggtgctgtcatcctgtcactgctcgtggtcactcaagtttgttgacagtgcagtggacggatgccattgtctcagaatgcccccaagcctatgttaccttctggttctgcctttttttagctaggctgtaataatttaacttagtgccggagttgctgccacactccagaaatgtttataattttacctgtcctgtatatgtcctcatacagagctaattttccctgtttcatttctccacatggctgcccgcctgcttgaggaataatgagatgaggagagacaagcgatccatcctggccggccacctcctgcctaaccggatgcctacaccatgatggacattattacatatttttcggtctaaattgacattattgcatcttttacattctgtctacattctgtctatattgttgttgttgtcatggtgaccggtgtcggccagaggaggatgggttccccccctgagtcttggttcctctcaaggtttcttcctcatgcaaaaaactagggagtttttccttgccactgtcgcctttggcttgctcactgggggctaggactcggcacttgtaaagctgctttgtgacaacaactgttgtaaaaagcgctatataaataaaatttgattgattgattgattgaggtaCTTTACACAG is a window from the Brachyhypopomus gauderio isolate BG-103 chromosome 13, BGAUD_0.2, whole genome shotgun sequence genome containing:
- the wwp1 gene encoding NEDD4-like E3 ubiquitin-protein ligase WWP1 isoform X1: MATSSSRTDCSNNHARTSQLHAIVSCAKLKRKKNWFGTAIYVEVTAEGESRRTAKSHSSSSPKWEERLTLNVTPRTQLEFKVWSHHTLKADALLGKATLDLRQALDQHDRKLENVKEVLKLNVENKNGVVATGELTVILDGLTVDQEPLRNGNTTTTTKAQHNGDAVHEIEEESTARVQCSSVNEGMNGVDSEAPSTSSGNSDGNTAPVVNGNGESTPTRQTASPKATPTPKCTDRDGADSTVNGESSTAAVSSGEDLLPPAGGSEEGSEAASISSSAPVSSSSPRQPAPNSQATSATPTASSSSSPAPSQPPAAVSASPAAEVAGGNSTTDGGKPRQQTPNASASDPLPPGWEQRKDPHGRTYYVDHNTRTTTWERPQPLPPGWERRVDDRGRIYYVDHNTRTTTWQRPTMESVRNFEQWQSQRSQLQGAMHQFNQRYLYSASMMSAENDPLGPLPPGWERRVDSNDRVYFVNHNTKTTQWEDPRTQGLQNEDPLPEGWEIRYTREGVRYFVDHNTRTTTFSDPRTGKSSVTKGPQIAYERSFRWKLAHFRYLCQSNALPSHVKITVSRQTLFEDSFQQIMALKPYDLRRRLYVIFRGEEGLDYGGLAREWFFLLSHEVLNPMYCLFEYAGKSNYCLQINPASTINPDHLSYFCFIGRFIAMALFHGKFIDTGFSLPFYKRMLNKKLILKDLESIDPEFYNSLIWIRDNNIEECSLEMYFSVDMEILGKITSHDLKPDGANILVTEENKEEYIGLMAEWRFSRGVEGQTKAFLDGFNEVVPLQWLQYFDEKELEVMLCGMQEVDLQDWQRNTVYRHYTRNSKQIVWFWQFVKEVDNEVRLRLLQFVTGTCRLPLGGFAELMGSNGPQKFCIEKVGKDTWLPRSHTCFNRLDLPPYKSFEQLKEKLLFAIEETEGFGQE
- the wwp1 gene encoding NEDD4-like E3 ubiquitin-protein ligase WWP1 isoform X2, with amino-acid sequence MRLGNHGTQCRLRIWRASHIPTASISACDMATSSSRTDCSNNHARTSQLHAIVSCAKLKRKKNWFGTAIYVEVTAEGESRRTAKSHSSSSPKWEERLTLNVTPRTQLEFKVWSHHTLKADALLGKATLDLRQALDQHDRKLENVKEVLKLNVENKNGVVATGELTVILDGLTVDQEPLRNGNTTTTTKAQHNGDAVHEIEEESTARVQCSSVNEGMNGVDSEAPSTSSGNSDGNTAPVVNGNGESTPTRQTASPKATPTPKCTDRDGADSTVNGESSTAAVSSGEDLLPPAGGSEEGSEAASISSSAPVSSSSPRQPAPNSQATSATPTASSSSSPAPSQPPAAVSASPAAEVAGGNSTTDGGKPRQQTPNASASDPLPPGWEQRKDPHGRTYYVDHNTRTTTWERPQPLPPGWERRVDDRGRIYYVDHNTRTTTWQRPTMESVRNFEQWQSQRSQLQGAMHQFNQRYLYSASMMSAENDPLGPLPPGWERRVDSNDRVYFVNHNTKTTQWEDPRTQGLQNEDPLPEGWEIRYTREGVRYFVDHNTRTTTFSDPRTGKSSVTKGPQIAYERSFRWKLAHFRYLCQSNALPSHVKITVSRQTLFEDSFQQIMALKPYDLRRRLYVIFRGEEGLDYGGLAREWFFLLSHEVLNPMYCLFEYAGKSNYCLQINPASTINPDHLSYFCFIGRFIAMALFHGKFIDTGFSLPFYKRMLNKKLILKDLESIDPEFYNSLIWIRDNNIEECSLEMYFSVDMEILGKITSHDLKPDGANILVTEENKEEYIGLMAEWRFSRGVEGQTKAFLDGFNEVVPLQWLQYFDEKELEVMLCGMQEVDLQDWQRNTVYRHYTRNSKQIVWFWQFVKEVDNEVRLRLLQFVTGTCRLPLGGFAELMGSNGPQKFCIEKVGKDTWLPRSHTCFNRLDLPPYKSFEQLKEKLLFAIEETEGFGQE